In Rosa chinensis cultivar Old Blush chromosome 1, RchiOBHm-V2, whole genome shotgun sequence, a genomic segment contains:
- the LOC112189475 gene encoding ATP-dependent DNA helicase PIF1-like gives MYQQEFLNSISPSGMPPHQLTIKKGAPIMLLRNIDPTMGLCNGTRLTCRGSYNNLIDAEILTGQFAETRVFLPRISLKSAESSGLHFEMTRKQFPVKLSFALTINKSQGQTIPNVGIYLPDHVFSHGQLYVALSRGISEDTTKVLVKKGSFEGEEGVFTTNVVYKEILLPSS, from the coding sequence ATGTACCAACAAGAATTCTTAAATTCAATTTCACCTTCTGGTATGCCCCCACATCAGTTAACTATAAAAAAAGGTGCTCCCATTATGCTTTTGAGAAATATTGACCCTACGATGGGATTGTGCAATGGTACACGATTGACTTGCCGTGGATCATATAACAACCTTATTGACGCAGAGATTTTAACTGGTCAATTTGCTGAAACTAGAGTATTCTTACCAAGAATATCTCTAAAGAGTGCCGAGAGTTCTGGACTCCATTTTGAGATGACAAGAAAACAATTCCCTGTAAAGTTGAGTTTTGCACTTACTATAAATAAATCACAAGGGCAAACGATACCGAATGTTGGCATCTACCTTCCAGATCATGTATTCAGTCATGGGCAGTTATATGTCGCTTTATCACGAGGAATTTCAGAGGATACCACCAAAGTGTTAGTCAAGAAAGGTTCATTTGAAGGCGAGGAAGGGGTGTTCACAACAAATGTTGTTTATAAAGAGATTTTGCTTCCTTCAAGTTAA
- the LOC112164604 gene encoding uncharacterized protein LOC112164604, translating into MYVVETIQEILNRHSPFVRTLHHLAQREDLETCRLIIREQPANQRQYSLPTESQVAAVIVDADDAENLRGRDIVVQTREGQLLNVQDCAGYSDPLQYPLLLPYGTYGWDVNSRNNNGTKLTCRDYNAYILQIRPHDESILLRGGRLLQQYVVDNYVKIETQKLRWIRSNQDTLRRELYNGLQDSPNAGENNAGNIGRRTILPSSFIGSPRDMHQRYKDAMALVQKYGKPDIFLTMTCNPNWEEIKVELLPGQVAQDRPDLCTRIFRAKFEELKEDVIKKGVLGTVVAHVYVIEFQKRGLPHVHMLLMLNDDDKLNNPDDYDQIVQAEIPS; encoded by the exons ATGTACGTGGTTGAAACTATACAAGAAATCTTGAATCGGCATAGTCCATTTGTGCGGACACTTCATCACCTAGCACAACGCGAAGATTTGGAAACTTGTAGACTCATCATTAGAGAGCAACCTGCAAACCAACGTCAGTATAGTTTGCCTACAGAGTCTCAGGTTGCTGCAGTAATAGTGGATGCAGATGATGCAGAAAATCTCAGAGGTCGTGATATTGTAGTACAGACAAGAGAGGGTCAACTTTTAAATGTCCAAGACTGTGCGGGCTACTCTGATCCTTTACAATATCCATTGCTTTTACCTTATGGCACATATGGATGGGATGTGAATAGTCGGAATAATAATGGTACAAAATTGACGTGTCGTGACTATAACGCATATATTTTGCAG ATTCGTCCACATGATGAATCAATTTTACTTCGAGGAGGCCGCCTGTTACAACAATATGTCGTCGATAATTATGTGAAAATTGAGACACAAAAGCTGAGATGGATTCGCAGTAATCAAGATACCCTGCGACGTGAACTTTATAATGGACTCCAAGACTCGCCAAATGCAGGTGAAAACAATGCAG GTAACATTGGTCGCAGAACTATTTTGCCTTCCTCATTTATTGGTAGTCCACGTGATATGCACCAGAGATACAAAGATGCAATGGCTTTGGTCCAAAAATACGGGAAGCCAGATATTTTTCTCACAATGACATGCAACCCGAATTGGGAAGAAATAAAGGTAGAGTTATTACCGGGTCAAGTGGCACAAGATCGCCCAGATTTATGTACCCGGATTTTTCGTGCCAAATTTGAAGAGCTGAAGGAAGACGTTATCAAAAAGGGGGTCTTAGGTACTGTTGTTGCACATGTTTATGTCATCGAATTTCAAAAACGTGGTCTCCCACATGTTCATATGCTTCTCATGTTAAATGACGATGATAAGTTGAATAACCCGGATGATTATGACCAAATTGTTCAAGCTGAAATACCAAGTTAA
- the LOC112164610 gene encoding gibberellin 3-beta-dioxygenase 1, with the protein MATPSDQTSKHIIPLDFNSVKSVPDSFVWLQTNAIQSNDGLSIPVIDLMDPNAPKLIVEACETWGVFHLKDHGIPTKIMEDVNSEARKLFDLPIDQKLKAVRSPDGQSGYGIVPMQSLFSTFMWHEGLTILGSAIDHAKVLWPNDYQQFCDIIDDYQRQMKALAEKLMRILFKALSIPLEDVNWFDDPTNSSGCNLALQLNSYPPCPEPTRTLGLAPHTDTSVVTILRAKTSGLQVFKDGVGWIPVEPNPDALIVNLGDFTRILSNGRFISVLHRVVAKPIQRYSMGYFFRPPMDFDVSPLLSKDLGQGHVPRYRPVTAKEYLALKAKHLEKAFSLIEN; encoded by the exons ATGGCAACTCCATCGGATCAAACCTCCAAGCACATCATCCCCCTTGACTTTAACTCAGTGAAGTCGGTGCCGGACTCGTTTGTATGGCTTCAAACCAATGCCATTCAATCCAACGACGGGTTATCGATACCTGTTATCGACCTCATGGATCCAAATGCCCCGAAACTCATAGTTGAGGCATGTGAGACATGGGGTGTTTTCCATTTGAAAGACCATGGCATTCCAACAAAGATTATGGAGGACGTCAACTCTGAGGCTCGAAAATTGTTTGATCTTCCCATCGACCAAAAACTGAAGGCTGTACGATCTCCCGATGGGCAGAGCGGATACGGAATCGTCCCAATGCAGTCCTTGTTTTCCACCTTTATGTGGCATGAAGGGCTTACCATCCTTGGCTCTGCAATTGATCATGCTAAGGTGCTGTGGCCTAATGACTATCAACAATTTTG TGACATAATAGATGATTATCAGAGGCAAATGAAGGCATTAGCCGAGAAACTAATGCGCATCCTCTTCAAAGCCTTGAGCATTCCTCTAGAAGATGTGAATTGGTTTGATGATCCAACTAACAGCAGTGGCTGCAATCTGGCTTTACAGTTGAACTCTTACCCTCCATGCCCCGAACCAACCCGGACCTTGGGTCTAGCCCCGCACACAGACACCTCCGTTGTAACCATACTCCGAGCTAAAACCAGcggtctccaagtcttcaaagacggAGTTGGGTGGATTCCGGTGGAACCGAACCCCGATGCACTCATCGTGAACCTTGGTGATTTCACCCGCATTctatccaacggtcgatttatCAGTGTTCTTCATCGTGTGGTGGCGAAACCGATCCAACGCTACTCAATGGGATACTTCTTTAGGCCCCCAATGGATTTTGATGTGTCACCACTTCTGTCGAAAGATTTGGGTCAGGGACATGTTCCTCGGTATCGCCCAGTCACAGCAAAGGAGTATCTTGCTCTGAAGGCCAAGCATCTTGAAAAAGCATTTTCTCTCATTGAAAATTAG